Proteins encoded in a region of the Podarcis muralis chromosome 4, rPodMur119.hap1.1, whole genome shotgun sequence genome:
- the LOC114588027 gene encoding uncharacterized protein LOC114588027 — MGLACNALLLAALSWVPSTSSDHCTGLHTDYHFLDYHEVETGRSNPDRMGDFDFCLPESRTLLRHSLVPRLAENEYWELFIRNKDLRRIGSAALTLDHSSYRLTCRNGTYLLYESGEVSRNPNWTEVEIGGATHAYTDSNHPSGNLIFGFQCLRSTLETRKPQLQGLCLRRFCCLWDLGVTHEWKGAEYLEGWHHPIHPSRSPSWDHVGPLRCGGIARDRRLLNTTDPLHPVGTAPRQFGADSTLPGEDLLSSWEQNSYIKLLSQVAREAPYPDCWICAHAPSHLQQSLPLVPVPVTLEQFRSGNVTSWNLTALNLTHQYLYLTGPTKGPLCRSFSGEGTFIGSSTCTNTLEILPTGLVTVSNTRDSRTFPNLTAAWATAVGHPSDWKPQPTDTMLLQSFASGRMESYLSGLFWVCGHRAYTWVSPHMSGSCFVGYIVPGIRITPHLPPGRQRNKREQKELSDLSDVAANGETVGRALFPAYGAGSNHVDILRLTDILLKFMQEATQITDSLMSELSEVRQLSLQTRIATDFLLSSQGGTCALIGTECCTYVTDQTLNITGHLNNIHELAGRLHDIQHEGLSDVDLWGWLPRLGWLRQLLKVILLLILTAVFCVSILCCTVHCISPCCSLLRQSTSSTSFSLRAYSRSQHTPTFPDYVQMRHLGEGEYEITEI; from the coding sequence ATGGGTCTGGCCTGCAACGCCCTTCTTCTCGCCGCCTTATCCTGGGTCCCGTCCACCTCATCGgaccactgtacagggttgcaCACGGACTATCACTTCTTAGACTATCATGAGGTCGAGACGGGTAGGTCTAACCCTGATCGAATGGGGGACTTTGATTTCTGCCTCCCTGAGTCTCGGACCTTACTGCGCCATTCCCTAGTGCCCCGACTCGCCGAAAACGAATATTGGGAGCTTTTCATCCGAAACAAGGATTTACGCCGTATTGGCTCTGCGGCTCTTACTCTTGACCACTCCTCTTACCGGCTGACCTGCAGAAATGGGACTTATCTTCTTTATGAGAGTGGAGAGGTCTCACGAAACCCTAACTGGACCGAAGTCGAGATAGGAGGGGCCACTCACGCTTATACGGACTCCAACCACCCCTCTGGAAACTTGATTTTCGGATTCCAGTGCCTCCGCTCCACCCTAGAAACCCGGAAGCCCCAACTCCAGGGACTCTGCCTGCGACGGTTCTGCTGCTTATGGGACTTAGGGGTCACTCATGAGTGGAAAGGGGCTGAATATCTTGAAGGGTGGCACCATCCCATACACCCCTCGCGCTCCCCCTCATGGGACCACGTCGGACCCCTGAGATGCGGCGGTATCGCCAGGGATAGGCGACTACTGAACACTACCGACCCACTCCACCCGGTCGGCACAGCACCCCGACAATTCGGCGCTGACTCTACGCTCCCAGGAGAAGACCTCCTGTCCTCCTGGGAACAAAACTCTTACATTAAACTTCTCAGCCAGGTGGCCAGGGAGGCACCCTACCCGGACTGCTGGATTTGTGCTCACGCGCCCAGCCATCTCCAACAGAGTCTTCCACTAGTTCCAGTGCCGGTGACCCTAGAACAGTTCCGTTCCGGAAACGTAACCTCCTGGAACTTAACCGCTCTTAACTTGACACATCAATACCTCTATCTCACCGGCCCTACAAAGGGACCCCTTTGCCGCAGCTTCTCAGGAGAAGGAACCTTCATCGGATCCAGTACATGCACCAACACCCTCGAAATCCTACCAACTGGACTGGTCACTGTTTCCAACACAAGGGATTCCCGGACTTTTCCTAACCTTACCGCTGCCTGGGCCACTGCCGTCGGACACCCCTCGGACTGGAAGCCACAACCCACAGACACCATGCTGCTAcaatcctttgcttcaggcagaatgGAGTCTTATCTCAGCGGCCTATTCTGGGTGTGCGGGCATCGCGCCTATACATGGGTGAGCCCACACATGTCCGGATCCTGCTTTGTCGGCTATATTGTTCCCGGGATAAGGATAACCCCACATCTACCCCCCGGAAGACAACGGAATAAAAGGGAGCAAAAGGAACTGTCAGACCTGTCAGATGTTGCTGCAAATGGAGAGACCGTGGGCCGGGCACTCTTCCCTGCCTACGGGGCCGGTTCAAACCACGTGGATATCCTTCGACTCACCGACATCCTCCTTAAGTTCATGCAGGAAGCGACCCAGATCACAGACTCTCTCATGTCGGAACTATCCGAGGTAAGGCAGTTGAGCTTACAGACGAGGATTGCAACGGACTTCCTCTTGTCCAGTCAAGGAGGCACCTGTGCCTTAATAGGCACCGAGTGCTGCACATACGTAACTGACCAGACCTTAAATATAACTGGACATTTGAACAATATTCACGAGTTAGCAGGGAGGCTACACGATATCCAGCATGAGGGACTATCCGATGTGGACCTGTGGGGATGGTTACCCAGGCTAGGATGGCTCCGACAGTTATTGAAAGTCATACTGCTCCTCATCTtgaccgctgttttttgtgtctcTATCTTATGTTGTACCGTGCACTGTATTAGCCCCTGCTGTTCCCTCCTCCGCCAGTCTACTTCTTCTACCTCATTCTCTCTTCGAGCCTATTCCCGTTCCCAACACACCCCTACCTTTCCAGACTACGTACAGATGAGGcatctgggggaaggggaataCGAGATCACTGAAATCTAG